The Arachis duranensis cultivar V14167 chromosome 9, aradu.V14167.gnm2.J7QH, whole genome shotgun sequence genomic sequence gggtgtatcttactgttatcaatgggtgtatcttaattgttatcaatgggtgtatctgagtcatatatatatgggtgtatattactgatgcctttgggtgtatttttagtttCAGAGAAAATGGCAGCAAGAAACCAAACCAAAGACCTGAAATGTGCCACACATCTCCTGAATGATAAATTCAGAAACATGACTGAAGAGAAGAAGGCCATTGTCAGGGATCTTGGATTCGGTGGGTTGATGCACATCCCACCACTGAGGGTGGATCACCAACTCTTAAGAGAGCTGGCAAAAAACTTCAAACTTGGGGAGAACAAACTGAGGACAGGATATGGTTCTTTCCAtataacccaaaaaaaaatagGTGATGCGCCTGGCATCAATGCAACAGGTAATTAGCTCAAAATTATAGATGTATATTAAGTTGTTGCTTGGGTGTATATTAACAGGGTGTATTTGAACCGACTTGGATACTTTGTTGTCTTCCTTTTTATAGGAGATCTATTTCCTGAGAAAGTTGAGTATAAGAAACTTTCTGatgatgacaaaataatttatagaagATTCCAGGGTAAGACCCTCAAAAGTCTTACCGATGAAATGATGGAAattggcgttggcaacgaagAGGAACGCCTGATGTTTAAGAGGATATTCATCCTCTACATACAGATGGCGTTCCTTTTGCCAACGACGATAAACAAAATATCGCCCGTGCACTTGGTCCCGATTTTTGAGATGGAGGGCATAGAGGAGAGAAACTGGGGAGGGGGGCATGTTCTGACCTTCATGATCAGGGGCATAACAGACTaccaggagaagaagaagaagaaggcaatCAATGGCTGCCTCTTCGCCCTGATGATAATCTACTTTCAcctttcaaaaaagaaaggcaAGAACAGGGTAGAAAGACCACCAAAGCCATGGATTGCCAACTGGACTAAGGAGCAGTTGGTGAAAAGAATgaatgaagagagagaggaaacTTTGGTGAGTAATCATAATAAGTTGGTGTACTTTATTTACCCGAATGgtactaactaaaatatctcatGTTTCAGGGGATTCTGAATTTGGCagagacaaaagaaaaaatgagaaaaaaagaaaaaaaacaaaaagaacaagaaataaaaaaacaaaaaaaaggaaggcgAGCTCAACATCGTCTTCGGAGACAGAAACTACCGAGAGTGACacttctacctctgagtctgaAGCTCAAGAAGACTCGGAGGATTCGGGAATTAAACACCCCagcaaaaaggggaaaaagtaagtaccatacttgggtgtaatttctttattgggtttgggtgtattttgtttgtCCACGTTGGGTGTATGTAGTTTATTAAGCAGGGTGTGTTTCGTTTGCTGCGTCGGGTGTATATTTTATACTCAGTTGGGTGTGTATCGTGAATTgaattgggtgtatttttagtatgttctaaatgATGATTGTTTGCCTGCAGAATggac encodes the following:
- the LOC110275959 gene encoding uncharacterized protein LOC110275959 isoform X2, with the protein product MVLTKISHVSGDSEFGRDKRKNEKKRKKTKRTRNKKTKKRKASSTSSSETETTESDTSTSESEAQEDSEDSGIKHPSKKGKKMDSRKRKQREEESDSDSESESEPSDESEESSPAEKEKKKKETKTTPKETPQKRKKVVVEDSPPEEDQYFYEYSTS
- the LOC110275959 gene encoding regulator of rDNA transcription 14 isoform X1 — its product is MIIYFHLSKKKGKNRVERPPKPWIANWTKEQLVKRMNEEREETLGILNLAETKEKMRKKEKKQKEQEIKKQKKGRRAQHRLRRQKLPRVTLLPLSLKLKKTRRIRELNTPAKRGKKWTQEKESRGKRSQILIQNLNLNQVTRAKNHLLRRRRRKRKKQKQLQKKHHKKGKK